One genomic window of Luteitalea pratensis includes the following:
- a CDS encoding response regulator, translating to MAGDTSPLAVAVIDDDRGTREGLAALIGGTPGFRCVGTYGSVEDALKRLPDVTPDVVLLDINLPGLSGSEGVGLLRDRCPRAQIVMLTVFAEEERIFESLCNGACGYLLKKTPPARLLDAIAEAHAGGSPMSPDIARKVVVALQRPAPIDKPEQALTPHELRIIGLLANGDSYQDVGDRLGITVNTVRNYIRRIYEKLHVHTKSQAVSKALRGRLIP from the coding sequence GTGGCCGGTGACACTTCCCCACTCGCCGTTGCGGTCATCGACGATGACCGCGGCACCCGCGAAGGTCTCGCGGCGCTGATTGGCGGTACGCCAGGATTCCGGTGCGTTGGTACTTACGGTTCTGTCGAGGACGCGCTGAAACGACTCCCCGACGTGACGCCGGACGTCGTGCTGCTCGACATCAACCTGCCTGGACTGAGCGGATCGGAGGGTGTCGGCCTGCTCCGCGATCGGTGCCCGCGCGCGCAGATCGTGATGCTGACCGTCTTTGCCGAGGAGGAGCGGATCTTCGAATCTCTCTGCAATGGCGCGTGCGGGTATCTCCTGAAGAAGACGCCGCCGGCGCGCCTGCTCGACGCCATCGCCGAAGCGCACGCCGGCGGTTCCCCGATGTCGCCCGACATCGCGCGGAAGGTCGTCGTGGCCCTGCAGCGGCCCGCTCCGATCGACAAGCCGGAACAGGCGCTCACGCCGCATGAACTGCGGATCATCGGCCTGCTTGCCAATGGCGACAGCTACCAGGACGTTGGCGATCGTCTCGGCATCACCGTCAACACGGTTCGCAATTACATCCGGCGCATCTACGAGAAGCTGCACGTCCACACGAAATCGCAAGCCGTCAGCAAGGCCCTCCGCGGCCGCCTCATCCCCTGA
- a CDS encoding sensor histidine kinase — protein MFALSAVRLAARTSQGFNRALFGVRALLASLLLSGVVSTATAERLPLRTYTTDDGLAHSRVRRIVPDPRGFLWFCTIDGLSRFDGTEFVTYRNVDGLPDPWVTDLLPTRHGAYLVATNDGVVKVEILARRVAGDGPHAAGVRSPKLFAPVPFEGSPTQRHVRVLLEDRAGRIWAGGRGGLSLLDERGASPRFRPVVPSPPAMVTSLLEDDAGSLWIGTLDGLFLRRSSGSLSQEPIAAQARVHHVRVLARDGTGRLWIGHDEGLLVLGPGAGAQRLGASSRSHVRECRGRPDRGLRLPTRGDDACDFTMSDGLIDRRVRALAIGSDGHVRIGTVHGFSDVDGAHIANIGPMQGLADDAINAMVEDRDGNLWIGTDASGAVRIAASGLVSYFEADGLEHDSIPALIETDAGRVAAISSAHYTISEFDGRRFVPARFNVPRDLPPDRYFSALRDHLGAWWVGTAAGLYRFPPIRQVAMVARVRHDVLYAARPDLPSDDLFPVFEDQRGDVWLIAQLPDHVRLVRWNRTTNDFRSYGPADGLPHLTTRPAVSRPSIVDLSPGQLLVGFREAGLFAYREGRFEPVLERGTPIAVSTLHVDGRKRVWIIGVDGAARRIDDPQTRHLVSDASISRSLRGANVQCMLEDAQGRFYFGTTSGIIRVDPGTGSSWRLTRAEGLAQNEVWSALASRRGDIWFGTISGVSRLDPARLRPRPPAPPTLITAIHVNGDARIVSEFGERELSGLTLAPRERDVAITFSAISLAPGEHLRYQHRLDGTDNDWSRPNGERVVRFTRLSPGHYRLLVRAVTSSEVVGASAAAVEFVILPPVSQQWWFRSAFLVAALLVAGAAHKYRVARLLALERVRMRIAADLHDDIGGSLARISIQSEVACREAAALGQQPARRLSEIAESARALLDALGDVVWSVDPRRDDLASVCRRLREYADDVFTGTGVRWAYAAPANLVLVRLDPQARRQLFLLLKEGVTNIARHASARNVSFEIRLEGRELRAELRDDGRGFDTSAVDAASDRHGILSMRARAEQLGARLAIDSSPGTGTTIRLGLPMPGLRQRMFMLLFKRLR, from the coding sequence ATGTTCGCGCTCTCGGCGGTTCGACTCGCTGCGCGTACCAGCCAGGGCTTCAATCGCGCGCTCTTCGGCGTGCGCGCGCTTCTCGCCTCGCTGCTCCTGTCAGGCGTGGTCTCGACCGCCACGGCAGAGCGGCTTCCGCTCCGTACCTACACCACCGACGATGGCCTCGCGCACTCGCGGGTCAGGCGCATCGTGCCCGATCCGCGCGGGTTCCTGTGGTTCTGCACGATCGATGGCCTGAGTCGGTTCGACGGTACCGAGTTCGTCACCTACCGGAATGTCGATGGCCTGCCGGATCCGTGGGTCACCGACCTGCTCCCGACTCGACACGGTGCGTATTTGGTCGCCACCAATGACGGCGTGGTGAAGGTCGAAATCCTCGCTCGCCGCGTGGCGGGCGATGGCCCGCACGCGGCTGGTGTTCGGTCGCCGAAGCTTTTCGCGCCCGTCCCGTTCGAAGGGTCACCGACACAACGTCACGTTCGCGTCCTGCTCGAGGACCGGGCCGGTCGCATCTGGGCGGGGGGCCGAGGCGGGCTGTCCCTGCTGGACGAACGCGGCGCGTCTCCGCGCTTCCGTCCCGTTGTCCCGAGCCCTCCGGCGATGGTCACATCGCTGCTGGAGGATGACGCTGGCAGCCTGTGGATTGGAACCCTGGACGGCTTGTTCCTGCGACGCTCGTCCGGGAGCCTCTCGCAGGAGCCCATCGCGGCGCAAGCCAGGGTGCATCACGTGCGAGTGCTGGCGAGAGACGGCACGGGCCGTCTCTGGATAGGCCATGACGAGGGATTGCTCGTACTCGGGCCCGGCGCCGGCGCGCAGCGGCTGGGGGCGTCGAGCCGTTCACACGTGCGTGAGTGTCGCGGCCGCCCGGATCGCGGGCTTCGGCTTCCCACCCGAGGCGACGACGCGTGTGACTTCACGATGTCCGACGGGCTGATCGATCGGCGCGTGCGTGCGCTGGCGATCGGGTCGGACGGGCACGTCCGCATCGGCACGGTACACGGTTTCAGCGATGTCGATGGTGCGCACATCGCCAACATCGGCCCGATGCAGGGACTTGCAGACGATGCGATCAACGCGATGGTCGAGGATCGGGATGGCAACCTCTGGATCGGGACCGACGCCAGTGGCGCGGTGCGGATCGCTGCGTCCGGCCTGGTGAGCTACTTCGAGGCTGACGGGCTGGAGCACGATTCCATCCCGGCGCTCATCGAGACCGACGCAGGACGCGTGGCTGCCATATCGAGTGCTCATTACACGATCAGCGAGTTCGATGGACGCCGCTTCGTGCCCGCCAGGTTCAACGTGCCGCGGGACCTTCCGCCCGATCGCTACTTCAGTGCGCTTCGCGACCACCTCGGCGCCTGGTGGGTAGGAACGGCAGCGGGCTTGTATCGGTTCCCCCCGATTCGACAGGTCGCCATGGTGGCTCGCGTTCGCCACGACGTGCTCTATGCAGCACGTCCGGACCTGCCCAGCGACGACCTGTTTCCCGTATTCGAGGACCAGCGCGGCGACGTGTGGCTGATCGCCCAGTTGCCCGACCACGTCCGGCTCGTCCGATGGAATCGCACGACGAACGACTTCCGCAGCTACGGCCCGGCCGACGGGTTGCCGCATCTCACTACGCGTCCGGCCGTGTCGCGGCCGTCGATTGTCGACCTCTCGCCTGGTCAGCTGTTGGTCGGCTTTCGGGAGGCAGGCCTGTTTGCCTATCGCGAAGGGCGCTTCGAGCCAGTCCTCGAACGTGGCACGCCGATCGCGGTCAGCACGCTTCACGTCGATGGACGCAAGCGCGTCTGGATCATCGGGGTCGATGGCGCCGCGAGGCGCATCGACGACCCGCAGACGCGCCACCTGGTCAGCGACGCGAGCATCTCACGCAGCCTGCGAGGTGCCAACGTCCAGTGCATGCTCGAAGACGCGCAGGGCCGGTTCTACTTCGGCACGACGAGCGGCATCATCCGGGTCGATCCGGGCACCGGCAGCTCGTGGCGGCTCACGAGGGCTGAAGGGCTGGCGCAGAACGAGGTCTGGAGTGCCCTCGCCTCACGGCGCGGCGACATCTGGTTCGGCACCATCTCCGGCGTCTCGCGCCTCGATCCGGCCCGTCTGCGTCCTCGGCCGCCCGCCCCGCCGACGTTGATCACGGCCATCCACGTGAATGGTGACGCCCGCATCGTGTCTGAGTTCGGCGAGCGTGAGCTGTCGGGGCTGACGTTGGCGCCGCGCGAGCGAGACGTCGCCATCACGTTTTCGGCCATCTCGTTGGCGCCCGGCGAGCACCTGCGGTACCAGCACCGGCTCGACGGTACGGACAACGACTGGAGCCGCCCGAACGGCGAGCGCGTGGTGCGGTTCACTCGGCTTTCCCCGGGCCACTATCGGTTGCTGGTGCGAGCAGTCACCAGTTCCGAGGTGGTGGGCGCGTCGGCTGCGGCCGTGGAGTTCGTCATCCTGCCGCCCGTCTCGCAGCAATGGTGGTTCAGATCGGCTTTCCTCGTCGCCGCCCTGCTGGTCGCTGGCGCGGCGCACAAGTACCGTGTCGCGCGGCTGCTCGCCCTCGAACGCGTGCGCATGCGGATAGCCGCCGATCTGCATGACGACATCGGCGGCAGCCTGGCGCGCATCTCCATCCAGAGCGAAGTGGCGTGTCGCGAGGCGGCCGCGCTGGGCCAGCAGCCGGCACGGCGCCTCAGTGAAATCGCCGAGAGTGCGCGCGCCCTCCTCGATGCCCTCGGTGACGTCGTCTGGTCCGTCGACCCGCGGCGCGACGATCTGGCGAGCGTCTGCCGGCGCCTCCGCGAGTACGCCGACGATGTCTTCACTGGCACTGGCGTGCGATGGGCGTACGCCGCGCCAGCCAATCTGGTCCTGGTCCGGCTGGATCCCCAGGCGCGGCGGCAGCTGTTCCTGCTGCTCAAGGAGGGTGTCACCAACATCGCGCGACACGCATCGGCTCGCAACGTGTCGTTCGAAATCCGGCTGGAGGGACGTGAGCTTCGGGCGGAGTTGCGCGACGACGGACGGGGCTTCGATACGAGCGCCGTCGACGCCGCATCGGACCGGCATGGCATTCTCAGCATGCGGGCCCGGGCCGAGCAGCTCGGCGCGCGCCTCGCCATCGATTCGTCGCCGGGGACCGGCACCACGATCAGGCTGGGCTTGCCGATGCCCGGCCTCCGTCAGCGCATGTTCATGCTCTTGTTCAAACGGCTGAGGTAA